One window of Athalia rosae chromosome 4, iyAthRosa1.1, whole genome shotgun sequence genomic DNA carries:
- the LOC105691207 gene encoding hepatoma-derived growth factor-related protein 2 isoform X3 gives MVKLQRKFIAGDKVFAKVRGYPPWPARIESITDGNTKNAKYKVFFYGTGETAVCKVDELFGYVENKAKFGKPLKRKYFHEGLQQLENELASTGDIPTHNFSEPQDDPSLTAEEASITLEESDLADPLALVNATDSDTEGGPLIIDEGEKKKAVKRKAPTTPLTSNINPSTPSSNQDPPDMKKKRGGRGKGTPILTGDTAKHDSLLGIQDDDVPGKEVVSRSGRKIKPKRFADFSSGDKDNEKYGKLDDSTTMETDGESFSTTKCAETPNRFLLARTFAGEYVGIKLDVDRPKSFENEDARVQWDRAKAKTAMKLKTQLESGSILPEQVKDALDFNVHVDGDEKEISSKNAVLQDKKYRLRWLRIESQLLQLDAQIKSNLGLDRADTDKCLHAMDDMLALPIDPLMLKKHPQIVETVRRLRRYIGNLAEWKLNEDEASIFKQKAEQIKQKAEHIYNKFEAMFTISGGQTFWQSFSDQVDHFKELTKDMPEEKMFSLMADPSRPEKAFPLESTSDIAYDPTEGSTDTGLDEEADSEPVTSPAAMESDEK, from the exons ATGGTAAAGCTGCagagaaaatttattgctGGGGATAAGGTGTTTGCCAAAGTTCGAGGTTACCCACCATGGCCAGCTAGA ATCGAGAGTATAACAGATGGAAATACCAAGAATGCAAAAtataaggtttttttttatggaactGGAGAAAC CGCTGTCTGTAAAGTGGATGAATTATTTGGTTACGTGGAAAACAAGGCAAAATTTGGGAAACCactaaaaagaaaatattttcatgagGGTCTGCAACAGCTTGAGAACGAGCTTGCAAGTACTGGTGATATTCCTACCCACAATTTTTCTGAACCTCAAG ATGATCCATCTTTGACCGCTGAAGAAGCATCTATCACACTTGAGGAAAGTGATCTTGCGGACCCGCTAGCATTAGTGAACGCAACCGACAGTGACACAGAAGGTGGCCCACTAATAATTGatgaaggtgaaaaaaagaaggctgTGAAAAGAAAGGCGCCCACGACGCCATTAACATCCAACATAAATCCATCAACGCCCTCCAGTAATCAG GATCCACcagacatgaaaaaaaaacgtggagGTCGGGGTAAAGGTACACCTATCCTTACTGGAGATACAGCCAAGCATGACAGCTTACTTGGTATTCAAGATGACGATGTTCCTGGTAAGGAAGTGGTTAGTCGAAGCGGCAGAAAAATCAAGCCTAAACGGTTCGCTGACTTCTCAAGTGGGGATAAAGATAATGAGAAATATG GAAAACTAGATGACTCCACTACTATGGAAACAGATGGGGAATCTTTTTCTACCACAAAATGTGCAGAAACCCCAAATCGTTTTTTGTTGGCTCGTACTTTTGCCGGCGAATACGTAGGTATTAAATTGGACGTGGATAGAccaaaatcattcgaaaatgAAGACGCTCGAGTACAATGGGACCGGGCAAAGGCTAAAACTGCTATGAAGTTAAAAACACAATTGGAAAGTGGCTCCATTCTACCCGAACAAGTTAAAGATGCTTTGGATTTCAACGTACACGTTGATGGCGATGAGAAAGAAATATCATCCAAGAATGCCGTACTGCAGGACAAAAAATATAGATTAAG GTGGCTACGGATTGAATCCCAGCTATTACAATTGGATGCCCAAATCAAGTCAAACCTTGGCTTAGATAGAGCAGATACTGACAAATGTTTACATGCAATGGACGACATGCTCGCGCTCCCAATCGATCCTCTGATGCTCAAGAAACATCCACAGATTGTTGAAACTGTCCGAAGG TTGCGGAGGTACATTGGTAACTTGGCTGAGTGGAAGCTCAATGAAGACGAAGCG TCTATCTTCAAACAGAAAGCTGAACAGATTAAACAGAAGGCTGAACACATATACAACAAATTTGAG GCAATGTTTACCATATCTGGAGGGCAGACTTTCTGGCAATCATTTTCTGATCAGGTAGACCACTTCAAAGAATTGACAAAAGACATgccagaagaaaaaatgttttcgcTTATGGCCGATCCTTCTCGCCCTG AGAAAGCTTTTCCTTTAGAATCAACATCAGATATTGCCTATGACCCAACCGAGGGGTCTACCGATACAGGACTGGACGAAGAAGCAGACTCTGAACCTGTAACAAGTCCCGCTGCAATGGAATCCGATGAAAAGTAA
- the LOC105691207 gene encoding PC4 and SFRS1-interacting protein isoform X2, giving the protein MVKLQRKFIAGDKVFAKVRGYPPWPARIESITDGNTKNAKYKVFFYGTGETAVCKVDELFGYVENKAKFGKPLKRKYFHEGLQQLENELASTGDIPTHNFSEPQDDPSLTAEEASITLEESDLADPLALVNATDSDTEGGPLIIDEGEKKKAVKRKAPTTPLTSNINPSTPSSNQDPPDMKKKRGGRGKGTPILTGDTAKHDSLLGIQDDDVPGKEVVSRSGRKIKPKRFADFSSGDKDNEKYDNSVSPRASAKSKSEDAITKELSPSRDSNKANRNNDLERKLDDSTTMETDGESFSTTKCAETPNRFLLARTFAGEYVGIKLDVDRPKSFENEDARVQWDRAKAKTAMKLKTQLESGSILPEQVKDALDFNVHVDGDEKEISSKNAVLQDKKYRLRWLRIESQLLQLDAQIKSNLGLDRADTDKCLHAMDDMLALPIDPLMLKKHPQIVETVRRLRRYIGNLAEWKLNEDEASIFKQKAEQIKQKAEHIYNKFEAMFTISGGQTFWQSFSDQVDHFKELTKDMPEEKMFSLMADPSRPESTSDIAYDPTEGSTDTGLDEEADSEPVTSPAAMESDEK; this is encoded by the exons ATGGTAAAGCTGCagagaaaatttattgctGGGGATAAGGTGTTTGCCAAAGTTCGAGGTTACCCACCATGGCCAGCTAGA ATCGAGAGTATAACAGATGGAAATACCAAGAATGCAAAAtataaggtttttttttatggaactGGAGAAAC CGCTGTCTGTAAAGTGGATGAATTATTTGGTTACGTGGAAAACAAGGCAAAATTTGGGAAACCactaaaaagaaaatattttcatgagGGTCTGCAACAGCTTGAGAACGAGCTTGCAAGTACTGGTGATATTCCTACCCACAATTTTTCTGAACCTCAAG ATGATCCATCTTTGACCGCTGAAGAAGCATCTATCACACTTGAGGAAAGTGATCTTGCGGACCCGCTAGCATTAGTGAACGCAACCGACAGTGACACAGAAGGTGGCCCACTAATAATTGatgaaggtgaaaaaaagaaggctgTGAAAAGAAAGGCGCCCACGACGCCATTAACATCCAACATAAATCCATCAACGCCCTCCAGTAATCAG GATCCACcagacatgaaaaaaaaacgtggagGTCGGGGTAAAGGTACACCTATCCTTACTGGAGATACAGCCAAGCATGACAGCTTACTTGGTATTCAAGATGACGATGTTCCTGGTAAGGAAGTGGTTAGTCGAAGCGGCAGAAAAATCAAGCCTAAACGGTTCGCTGACTTCTCAAGTGGGGATAAAGATAATGAGAAATATG ATAATTCAGTTAGCCCTAGAGCCTCAGCTAAAAGCAAATCTGAAGATGCAATTACAAAAGAACTGTCTCCATCGAGAGATTCAAATAAAGCTAATAGAAATAATGATCTGGAAA GAAAACTAGATGACTCCACTACTATGGAAACAGATGGGGAATCTTTTTCTACCACAAAATGTGCAGAAACCCCAAATCGTTTTTTGTTGGCTCGTACTTTTGCCGGCGAATACGTAGGTATTAAATTGGACGTGGATAGAccaaaatcattcgaaaatgAAGACGCTCGAGTACAATGGGACCGGGCAAAGGCTAAAACTGCTATGAAGTTAAAAACACAATTGGAAAGTGGCTCCATTCTACCCGAACAAGTTAAAGATGCTTTGGATTTCAACGTACACGTTGATGGCGATGAGAAAGAAATATCATCCAAGAATGCCGTACTGCAGGACAAAAAATATAGATTAAG GTGGCTACGGATTGAATCCCAGCTATTACAATTGGATGCCCAAATCAAGTCAAACCTTGGCTTAGATAGAGCAGATACTGACAAATGTTTACATGCAATGGACGACATGCTCGCGCTCCCAATCGATCCTCTGATGCTCAAGAAACATCCACAGATTGTTGAAACTGTCCGAAGG TTGCGGAGGTACATTGGTAACTTGGCTGAGTGGAAGCTCAATGAAGACGAAGCG TCTATCTTCAAACAGAAAGCTGAACAGATTAAACAGAAGGCTGAACACATATACAACAAATTTGAG GCAATGTTTACCATATCTGGAGGGCAGACTTTCTGGCAATCATTTTCTGATCAGGTAGACCACTTCAAAGAATTGACAAAAGACATgccagaagaaaaaatgttttcgcTTATGGCCGATCCTTCTCGCCCTG AATCAACATCAGATATTGCCTATGACCCAACCGAGGGGTCTACCGATACAGGACTGGACGAAGAAGCAGACTCTGAACCTGTAACAAGTCCCGCTGCAATGGAATCCGATGAAAAGTAA
- the LOC105691207 gene encoding PC4 and SFRS1-interacting protein isoform X1: protein MVKLQRKFIAGDKVFAKVRGYPPWPARIESITDGNTKNAKYKVFFYGTGETAVCKVDELFGYVENKAKFGKPLKRKYFHEGLQQLENELASTGDIPTHNFSEPQDDPSLTAEEASITLEESDLADPLALVNATDSDTEGGPLIIDEGEKKKAVKRKAPTTPLTSNINPSTPSSNQDPPDMKKKRGGRGKGTPILTGDTAKHDSLLGIQDDDVPGKEVVSRSGRKIKPKRFADFSSGDKDNEKYDNSVSPRASAKSKSEDAITKELSPSRDSNKANRNNDLERKLDDSTTMETDGESFSTTKCAETPNRFLLARTFAGEYVGIKLDVDRPKSFENEDARVQWDRAKAKTAMKLKTQLESGSILPEQVKDALDFNVHVDGDEKEISSKNAVLQDKKYRLRWLRIESQLLQLDAQIKSNLGLDRADTDKCLHAMDDMLALPIDPLMLKKHPQIVETVRRLRRYIGNLAEWKLNEDEASIFKQKAEQIKQKAEHIYNKFEAMFTISGGQTFWQSFSDQVDHFKELTKDMPEEKMFSLMADPSRPEKAFPLESTSDIAYDPTEGSTDTGLDEEADSEPVTSPAAMESDEK from the exons ATGGTAAAGCTGCagagaaaatttattgctGGGGATAAGGTGTTTGCCAAAGTTCGAGGTTACCCACCATGGCCAGCTAGA ATCGAGAGTATAACAGATGGAAATACCAAGAATGCAAAAtataaggtttttttttatggaactGGAGAAAC CGCTGTCTGTAAAGTGGATGAATTATTTGGTTACGTGGAAAACAAGGCAAAATTTGGGAAACCactaaaaagaaaatattttcatgagGGTCTGCAACAGCTTGAGAACGAGCTTGCAAGTACTGGTGATATTCCTACCCACAATTTTTCTGAACCTCAAG ATGATCCATCTTTGACCGCTGAAGAAGCATCTATCACACTTGAGGAAAGTGATCTTGCGGACCCGCTAGCATTAGTGAACGCAACCGACAGTGACACAGAAGGTGGCCCACTAATAATTGatgaaggtgaaaaaaagaaggctgTGAAAAGAAAGGCGCCCACGACGCCATTAACATCCAACATAAATCCATCAACGCCCTCCAGTAATCAG GATCCACcagacatgaaaaaaaaacgtggagGTCGGGGTAAAGGTACACCTATCCTTACTGGAGATACAGCCAAGCATGACAGCTTACTTGGTATTCAAGATGACGATGTTCCTGGTAAGGAAGTGGTTAGTCGAAGCGGCAGAAAAATCAAGCCTAAACGGTTCGCTGACTTCTCAAGTGGGGATAAAGATAATGAGAAATATG ATAATTCAGTTAGCCCTAGAGCCTCAGCTAAAAGCAAATCTGAAGATGCAATTACAAAAGAACTGTCTCCATCGAGAGATTCAAATAAAGCTAATAGAAATAATGATCTGGAAA GAAAACTAGATGACTCCACTACTATGGAAACAGATGGGGAATCTTTTTCTACCACAAAATGTGCAGAAACCCCAAATCGTTTTTTGTTGGCTCGTACTTTTGCCGGCGAATACGTAGGTATTAAATTGGACGTGGATAGAccaaaatcattcgaaaatgAAGACGCTCGAGTACAATGGGACCGGGCAAAGGCTAAAACTGCTATGAAGTTAAAAACACAATTGGAAAGTGGCTCCATTCTACCCGAACAAGTTAAAGATGCTTTGGATTTCAACGTACACGTTGATGGCGATGAGAAAGAAATATCATCCAAGAATGCCGTACTGCAGGACAAAAAATATAGATTAAG GTGGCTACGGATTGAATCCCAGCTATTACAATTGGATGCCCAAATCAAGTCAAACCTTGGCTTAGATAGAGCAGATACTGACAAATGTTTACATGCAATGGACGACATGCTCGCGCTCCCAATCGATCCTCTGATGCTCAAGAAACATCCACAGATTGTTGAAACTGTCCGAAGG TTGCGGAGGTACATTGGTAACTTGGCTGAGTGGAAGCTCAATGAAGACGAAGCG TCTATCTTCAAACAGAAAGCTGAACAGATTAAACAGAAGGCTGAACACATATACAACAAATTTGAG GCAATGTTTACCATATCTGGAGGGCAGACTTTCTGGCAATCATTTTCTGATCAGGTAGACCACTTCAAAGAATTGACAAAAGACATgccagaagaaaaaatgttttcgcTTATGGCCGATCCTTCTCGCCCTG AGAAAGCTTTTCCTTTAGAATCAACATCAGATATTGCCTATGACCCAACCGAGGGGTCTACCGATACAGGACTGGACGAAGAAGCAGACTCTGAACCTGTAACAAGTCCCGCTGCAATGGAATCCGATGAAAAGTAA